A portion of the Plasmodium relictum strain SGS1 genome assembly, chromosome: 11 genome contains these proteins:
- the RUVB3 gene encoding RuvB-like helicase 3, putative, translated as MKLEEVKDIQKIERIGAHSHIRGLGLNDCLDARYCSEGMIGQMSARKAAGIVLRMIKEGRISGRAILLAGQPGTGKTAIAMGIAKALGEDTPFTHISGSEVYSLEMSKTEALTQAFRRSIGVRVKEESEVIEGEVVEIEIEKYNENDISNGNKKVGKMILKTTEMETLYDLGNKMIDALQKENITAGDVISIDKSTGKITKIGKSFARSKDYDAMDPNTNFVQCPEGELQKRKEVVHTVTLHDIDAINSRTQGFLALFSGDTGEIKNEIREHIDMKISEWQEDEKAEIVPGVLFIDEVHMLDIECFSYLNRALESEQSPIVIMATNRGITHIRGTDYKAPHGIPLDLLDRTLIIPTYPYKQEDILKILEQRAEEEDVEIDEYAKELLCKIASESSLRYALHLITLANLVAKKRKATEVTVQDVRRVYNLFIDVKRSTQYLIEYQNEFMFSELPKEDECAKEEDYEEKREIQEKQSVNSIISN; from the coding sequence ATGAAGTTAGAAGAAGTAAAAGACATACAAAAAATTGAAAGGATTGGAGCTCATTCCCATATTAGAGGTTTAGGATTAAATGATTGCCTGGATGCTCGATATTGTTCTGAAGGTATGATTGGACAAATGAGTGCACGTAAAGCTGCAGGTATTGTCTTAAGAATGATTAAAGAGGGAAGAATAAGTGGGAGAGCAATTTTATTAGCTGGACAACCTGGCACTGGAAAAACTGCCATTGCCATGGGTATAGCTAAAGCATTAGGAGAAGATACCCCATTCACACATATTTCGGGCTCAGAAGTTTATTCTCTAGAAATGAGCAAAACAGAAGCCTTAACCCAGGCTTTTAGAAGATCTATCGGAGTTAGGGTAAAAGAAGAATCAGAAGTAATTGAAGGGGAAGTAGTAGAAattgaaatagaaaaatataatgaaaatgatattaGTAATGGTAATAAAAAAGTAGGAAAAATGATTCTTAAAACCACAGAAATGGAAACTTTATATGACTTAGGAAATAAAATGATAGATGCTTTACAAAAAGAGAATATAACTGCAGGTGATGTTATTTCTATTGATAAAAGCACAggaaaaattacaaaaattgGTAAGTCTTTTGCTAGGTCTAAAGATTATGATGCCATGGATCCTAATACAAATTTTGTTCAATGCCCAGAAGGAGaattacaaaaaagaaaagaagtCGTTCACACGGTTACACTACATGACATTGATGCTATAAATAGTAGAACCCAGGGATTTTTAGCATTATTTTCAGGTGATACAGGAGAAATTAAGAATGAAATTAGAGAACATATTGATATGAAGATTAGTGAATGGCAAGAAGATGAAAAAGCTGAAATTGTTCCAGGTGTTTTGTTTATTGATGAAGTACATATGTTGGATATAGAATGTTTTTCCTATTTAAATAGAGCCTTGGAAAGTGAGCAGTCTCCTATTGTTATTATGGCAACGAATAGAGGTATTACTCATATAAGGGGAACAGACTATAAAGCTCCTCATGGAATACCTTTAGATTTATTAGATAGGACTCTTATTATACCTACATATCCCTATAAGCAGGAAGATATTCTAAAGATACTAGAACAAAGAGCTGAAGAGGAAGATGTAGAAATTGATGAATATGCTAAAGAATTATTATGCAAAATTGCATCCGAGTCATCTTTAAGATATGCTTTGCATTTAATTACTTTAGCAAATTTAGttgcaaaaaaaagaaaagctACAGAAGTTACTGTACAAGACGTTAGAAGagtttataatttattcattgaTGTTAAAAGAAGTACacaatatttaattgaatatCAAAACGAATTTATGTTTTCTGAATTACCTAAAGAGGATGAATGCGCTAAAGAGGAAGATTATGAAGAAAAGAGAGAAATTCAAGAAAAACAATCAGTAAATTCTATTATTAGCaactaa